In one Culex quinquefasciatus strain JHB chromosome 2, VPISU_Cqui_1.0_pri_paternal, whole genome shotgun sequence genomic region, the following are encoded:
- the LOC6052070 gene encoding CLIP domain-containing serine protease 14D yields MLFKTVRFATLVLAVTFVILGLIPYGLSQALNKPCTNPRGEPGLCVFLRECRPLLDIFNTPDVSARESEFFYASRCSGNSSRKPLVCCAAAPSATSKELPRPPADCGLDSPDRIVGGTETTLGEFSWAALLVYKDRNGKEDYKCGATLINSRYVVTAAHCITMLSGGWTLNGVRLGEHNVTNKDQDCDEYSCADVPVEVGVEKVILHEGYNQHKRNNDIALIRLNRDVGFSTYINPICLPLEDSVRQMDHTGVKATTAGWGITECDRASEVKLKVTLDVVDLQTCRKTNIKFNKLGNTQLCAGGKEGEDTCRGDSGGPLMRQIQGNYHLIGVVSMGPIKCGTENVPGVYTNVATFIDWIQSKLE; encoded by the exons ATGTTGTTCAAAACTGTACGGTTTGCCACCTTAGTCCTGGCGGTAACCTTTGTCATATTGGGGCTTATCCCATATGGACTGTCACAGG CTCTAAACAAACCCTGCACCAACCCTCGCGGCGAACCAGGCCTCTGCGTGTTCCTTCGGGAGTGCCGCCCGTTGCTGGATATTTTCAACACACCGGACGTGTCGGCACGTGAAAGTGAGTTTTTCTACGCCAGTCGCTGTTCAGGGAATTCCAGCCGCAAACCACTG GTCTGCTGTGCTGCGGCGCCTTCTGCGACCTCGAAAGAGCTTCCGCGACCACCGGCAGACTGTGGGCTAGACTCGCCCGATCGTATTGTTGGCGGCACGGAAACCACCCTTGGCGAGTTCAGTTGGGCGGCCCTGCTCGTCTACAAAGACCGGAATGGCAAAGAAGACTACAAATGTGGTGCCACGCTCATCAACTCCCGGTACGTGGTAACGGCCGCTCACTGCATCACAATGCTTTCCGGAGGTTGGACACT CAACGGAGTTCGCCTCGGAGAGCACAACGTCACCAACAAAGACCAAGATTGCGATGAGTACAGCTGTGCGGATGTCCCGGTGGAGGTCGGCGTTGAGAAAGTGATTCTGCATGAGGGGTATAACCAACATAAAAGGAATAACGATATCGCGCTGATCCGGCTGAATCGGGACGTTGGCTTCTCGACCTACATCAATCCGATTTGTTTGCCCCTCGAGGACAGTGTGCGGCAGATGGACCATACAGGAGTGAAGGCCACCACAGCCGGATGGGGAATAACGGAATGTG ATCGAGCAAGTGAAGTCAAGCTCAAAGTGACACTCGACGTCGTGGATCTTCAAACGTGTCGCAAAACAAACATAAAGTTCAACAAGTTAGGCAACACGCAACTTTGTGCCGGCGGAAAGGAAGGCGAGGACACTTGCCGGGGTGATTCTGGAGGACCGTTGATGCGTCAAATCCAGGGGAACTACCACCTAATTGGAGTCGTCAGTATGGGACCGATAAAGTGTGGAACCGAAAATGTGCCAGGCGTTTACACAAACGTGGCCACGTTTATCGACTGGATCCAGAGCAAGTTGGAGTGA